The Nostoc sp. NIES-3756 DNA window AGAGGCTCTTTATCCGCGTGCATTGCACTTAGATAGAAATGTCCAAGAGTATGCCGTGTATGAAGCATTAAAACCGAGCTAAGTTTATCAGAATGCGACGGGATTCGATAATATTCATTCCCATGTAGGGATTGATGAATTATCTGGGGCGAATTTGGTAACGGCTCCTATAGTCTTTACCAAAAATAAACATAAATTTAGTCATTATTACAAACAACAATACGTTAGTATTAGCAACGCCCAACATCAAGTTCATCTCAACTATATTAGAACCGTTGATAACGGCATTGACTAACCAAAACAGCCACCATACGTGGCATTTTTAAGACGCTTTCCTTCTAAAAAAGAAGTACATCAAGCGATCGCCGAACAAAGTGGTTGGCACTTAAAAATGGCAGGGAAAGTTGATGCAGTAGATGCCACATTTTCTGCACAAGAAATTGTCACCCATATAGATGGTAGACAAACCCAATATTTAGACGAAATTAACATACACAAAAAGCTGAACTTTCGGGCAATACTGCAATTACCCTCTCTCCCATCAATAGGCAATAAGCTTGTGGGCTAGAGATGGTTAGTCAATGGCCGCCGGGACATCAGTAATGCAGATGAATCTCGGTTCCGTTCCAGAGGTGACTTAAAGGTCATATCTACCAAATCTACAAAGAAATGGCTTAGATGATGCCTGCTGCTTAGAAATCGATTCGGCGCAGTTGTAGAGAATATATAGAAAACAAATTCTCACCAGCCGTATCAAACTGAATGGTTATATCCATGCGACTTAAATCTGACTTTAAACAAAAACTTTTTTCATCAGTTTTAAACAGAGATTTTTCTTGTAGGAGGACATTGGTATGAGTCTGCGAGCCAATAATTGCCCATGCTGCGGTGGTTCTCTCCTCCGCCATGTCCGTCACGGCGAATTATATTGGTTTTGTCTATCTTGCCGTCAAGAAGTCCCATTATTGACGAATTATAGCCGTTTGCCAAATGTCGATACTCGCAACTCTGGGGGAGTCGCTCAAGCAACTGTAGGTGTGGAGTAGTCATTAGTCATTAGTCATTAGTCAACAGTCCATAGTCCATAGTCAAAAGGCAGGAGTGGATTATTATCTCCCTCATCTTCCCCCACTCCCCATTTTTTAGACAGTTATAATGTTGGTTGTTTTCCCAATTTTGAGTAATTGATGAACTAAAGATCGGGAAACAGCCTTTGATACATTGTGGTCAATTTAACAAGTTAATAACTGTCTAAATATGAATTGGAGCAACTGGATATATCTGGGAGCAGGATTATTACTAGGGATTGGTTTTCGTGGGTTGTTTGCGCGTTCTGCCAATTCCACTTCCCATCAGTCCGCAGTTACACCGGGGGAGCAAGAGCATACAAAACTCCGGCAACAGCTCCAACAAACACAACTGGCTTACGAAATGGCGCGGGAGATGAGTCAGTTTAAAGGGGGCTTTTTAGCACGGACTACTCATGAATTGCGATCGCCACTCAATGGTTTAATTGGCTTACATCAATTAATATTATCTGACCTTTGCGAAGACCCGACAGAGGAGCGCGAATTTATTGCCCAAGCTCATGAGCGAGCGTTAAAACTGCTACATCTAATGGATGAAATTCTCAATGTAGCTAGGGCAGAACACGGTAATAACAAATTAGATATTCAGGCAAAATCTTTAGCAGAGATTTTACAAGAAGTTCATAATTTAACTTATATGCTGGCGGTTGATCGCAATTTGAAGTTGCAAATTTTGCCTCCAGACCCAGAAATTTATGTCTTGGCAGATCCAAAATGGTTACGTCAAGTATTGTTAAATTTAGTAGATACTGCTATTTCTCAGATGAAGGAAGGCAGTATTTCTATATCCGCAAAGCCAGCACCAACTAGCAAAAAAATTTATATTTGGTTAGATATACCTAGTCATGCTCTAGTTAAAAGTGAACCAATTGATTTACTAAAAATTACTGACGAAACTCTCCTAGAGGAGAAACACAAAGCAGGTCTTTCTCCAGCCATGAAAGTATTACTAAGTCAAAAACTTTTAGCAGCGATGGGAGGAAATTTAGAAATCCTTTTCTCTACTGAAATCAATACGCCAGAGCAAATGACTAGACTACAGTTATCTATCCCTCTAGCGATTCCTGAAGCTGAATTTCTGGAGTAGCTAAAGAGTTAATTCTAGATTGATTGTGCAGCACCATAGTAGTGCTGTTATTGGCTTGGAAGCCTATTTTTTCGTAAAACTTTTGTTGATGGGTAGTCATTAAATATACACGCTCTACCCCCCTCATTTTGGGGTGAGCCAATACAGTTTCGACTAATTTGCTTCCTAAGCCGTTACCTCGGTAGTCTGGATGAATCAACACATCCCAGATAGTAGCGCGATAGATGCCATCGGAGGTTGCTCTAGCAAAACCAATAAGACGCTCACCATCCCAAATAGAAATCACGGGGTCACTATTGACTACAGCTATATGCAAATCCTCTATACTGCGTCCTTTTGCCCAAAAAGCAGAAATATTAAATAGCTCTTGGAGTTGATAAAGGTCTACTTCAGACTGGCGATCGCAAAACTGAATCTGAGAATAGGTCATGTATAGTTACTCCAGTACGGCAGTATTTTTACTGTCTTTAAGTATATTGTGCAAGAAATTCGAGAATCTGTGTATCTATAGTAAGAAACAGGCGCATAATCATCTATCTGACAATTAGTATATTTATATACAGTGTTTTTGACTTATGTCGAATCTCCGCGTCTCTGTGTCTTGAAAATTTTACTAGGTTGGGCTAATCCTCCTGCAAAACTTTTCGCTGCGTTAACCTTTACGTTAAAAAAGCCGATATTTTGCTTCCTTGCCAAAAAATCGGTAGATATTAATTATTCCATTGGTTTTTAACGAAAAATCCACTTCCATAGGGGATGTGTTGGCCCCTGCTGACGGATCTGAAAAACTTGTTGTTCTAAACGTTGCTGTTCTTCCTTAGGTAAACCCAGCAAAATATTCCGGCTTTGCCAAACTAAAACAGCAGTCGTCATCCCGATACAAAAAGCTAAACCCATAGTAGACAGTGGATGGGCAGATAGTCCATAACGCACTGCTACCCAGGTAAAGTATTGTTGCCACAAAGCAATTTCTGTACGTAAATTCCACAAAGAAACAGGTGCGACAGTTAGCCACAAAAAGCCAACAAAACACCACCTACCATATACAGTCAATTGGTGTAGCGTTTGGACTTGTTGAGTTAAAGATGGATCTTTATTTTCAACATGATTATCTGATTGATCCATAGGCGGTGGGGAGTGGGGGAGATGTAGCTTGCCACCCGTAAGGGTGGGAGATGAGGGAGATGAGGAGTAGAGGAGGGAGAATAACTATGGACTAATGACTAATGACTACTCCACAGATGTATCAGTTACCCCTGCACTTGCTAAAACATCAGATTTGCTGGTGCGTTCTCGCCACAGTGTTAAAAGAGTGCTGGCGATGAAGATACTCGAATAAGCTCCGGCGGTAAAGCCAAAAATGAGAGCTAGGGCAAAGTTTTTTAGGGTTTCGCCGCCAAATAGGTAAATGGCGAACAAGGGAAGCATAGTGGTGAAAGTCGTGTTGATTGATCTTCCCAAAGTTTGGTTAACAGCATCATCAACAATTTCCGCTATAGGACGGTTGGGGTTAGTTTTTAGTGTTTCTCTGATGCGATCGTAAATTACTACTGTATCGTTGACGGAGAAACCTGTAATTGTCAGTAGTGCCACAATAAACAGGCTATCTACTTCAGTACCAAAAACTAAGCCAAAAATGGAAAATATGCCGACTGTAATTAAGACATCGTGTAGAAGCGCAATGATGGCAAATACAGCATAGTCCCACTGAAATCGGAATGCCAAGTAGACAATGATGCCAACAAAGGAGACAATTAGCGCAATCATCCCAGAGGTGAATAATTCGCGCCCCAAGGTTGGGCCTACGGTGTCAAACTGGTTTTTCTGCTCGTCAAAAGCCCCAACTTTTTCGCTTAAGGCATTTTGTAAGTTAGTCCGTTCTTCCCGAGTTAAAGTTTTGCTGCGGATCAAAATACCGTTTTCTGCTCTGGTATCTTTATCAGCGACAATTTGAATACTACTGTCACCCAAACCTTGGTCTTTAGCTACATCACGGACAACGTTAATATCAATGGGTTTGTCACAGTTTCCTGCTTGATTACAGTCACGCTCAAATTGCAATCTTGACCCACCGACAAAATCTAAACTGGGACGTAGAGGTGCGCGAATAGCTGGGTTTTGCCAGGAAATGAACATTGAGATGAAACCAGCTAAAGTGATGACACTAGAAATAGTCCACCATAGCGATCGCGATTTATTTATACTTAGTTTCATTGAGCTACCTCTGTCTTATTCGATGCACTTGTCCCTGAGAGATTTGGACAGAATAATTCAGGTTTACGCAAGCTAGGAATACTAATTGCCAAAAACATGAAGGTGCGACTACAAGTAATAGCACTAAACATACTCACAGCAACACCTAAACCCAAGGTCAAGGCGAAACCTTTAACTAAACCAGCCCCCAGCCAGAACAAAGCAGCACAAGCAATAACTGTAGTGACGTTGCCATCTAAAATACTGGAGAAAGCACGATAGAAGCCAGATTCTACAGAACGATACAAAGATTTACCTGCTTGTAATTCTTCTCTTGTGCGTTCAAAAATTAACACGTTGGCATCTACAGCCATACCAATACTGAGAATAAACCCAGCAATTCCTGGTAAAGTCAAAGTCACACCCAATAAAGCAAAACTAGCCCAGGTGAGGATAGCGTAGATAATTAAGGCTACATCGGCAATTAATCCTGGTAGTCTATAGTACACCACCATAAATATCAGGACTAAGCTTAGTCCACCAATCCCAGCATAGATACTGCTATTGATACTATCTTTACCCAAGGTTGCGCCAACAGTACGAATTTCCGCAATTTCTACGGGTACAGGTAAAGCACCACCGCGT harbors:
- a CDS encoding sensor histidine kinase, with translation MNWSNWIYLGAGLLLGIGFRGLFARSANSTSHQSAVTPGEQEHTKLRQQLQQTQLAYEMAREMSQFKGGFLARTTHELRSPLNGLIGLHQLILSDLCEDPTEEREFIAQAHERALKLLHLMDEILNVARAEHGNNKLDIQAKSLAEILQEVHNLTYMLAVDRNLKLQILPPDPEIYVLADPKWLRQVLLNLVDTAISQMKEGSISISAKPAPTSKKIYIWLDIPSHALVKSEPIDLLKITDETLLEEKHKAGLSPAMKVLLSQKLLAAMGGNLEILFSTEINTPEQMTRLQLSIPLAIPEAEFLE
- a CDS encoding GNAT family N-acetyltransferase; translated protein: MTYSQIQFCDRQSEVDLYQLQELFNISAFWAKGRSIEDLHIAVVNSDPVISIWDGERLIGFARATSDGIYRATIWDVLIHPDYRGNGLGSKLVETVLAHPKMRGVERVYLMTTHQQKFYEKIGFQANNSTTMVLHNQSRINSLATPEIQLQESLEG
- the secF gene encoding protein translocase subunit SecF → MKLSINKSRSLWWTISSVITLAGFISMFISWQNPAIRAPLRPSLDFVGGSRLQFERDCNQAGNCDKPIDINVVRDVAKDQGLGDSSIQIVADKDTRAENGILIRSKTLTREERTNLQNALSEKVGAFDEQKNQFDTVGPTLGRELFTSGMIALIVSFVGIIVYLAFRFQWDYAVFAIIALLHDVLITVGIFSIFGLVFGTEVDSLFIVALLTITGFSVNDTVVIYDRIRETLKTNPNRPIAEIVDDAVNQTLGRSINTTFTTMLPLFAIYLFGGETLKNFALALIFGFTAGAYSSIFIASTLLTLWRERTSKSDVLASAGVTDTSVE